In Mangrovivirga cuniculi, the following proteins share a genomic window:
- the pyrE gene encoding orotate phosphoribosyltransferase, translating to MSYVNINPDTAKRTASELIEVGAVKISPSKPFVWASGWNSPVYCDNRITLSFPNTRKYLKDALVETIRKQFPEVEAIAGVATAGIPQGALTADILDLPFLYIRSKPKGHGMKNMIEGKVDKKQKVVLVEDLVSTGGSSLKAAEALKEAGAEILGMVSIFTYGFEIAENNFKEAGIKLVSLSDYSNMLKEALDRGLVKEKDLVSLKSWRTDPENWKA from the coding sequence ATGAGTTATGTAAATATTAATCCGGATACAGCTAAAAGAACAGCGTCTGAATTGATCGAAGTAGGCGCCGTAAAAATATCACCTTCAAAACCATTCGTTTGGGCTTCGGGATGGAATTCCCCGGTATATTGTGATAACCGAATCACATTATCTTTTCCCAACACTAGAAAGTACCTAAAAGATGCCCTTGTAGAAACAATCAGAAAGCAATTTCCAGAAGTGGAAGCTATCGCAGGGGTGGCTACTGCAGGAATACCACAGGGAGCTCTGACTGCAGACATTCTGGACTTACCATTCTTATATATCAGGTCAAAGCCAAAGGGCCATGGAATGAAAAACATGATTGAAGGCAAAGTCGATAAAAAACAAAAGGTAGTATTGGTTGAAGACCTGGTTTCTACCGGTGGCAGTTCCCTGAAAGCGGCAGAAGCATTAAAAGAGGCCGGTGCAGAAATATTGGGAATGGTTTCAATATTTACTTACGGTTTTGAGATCGCTGAAAATAATTTCAAAGAAGCCGGAATCAAGCTCGTTTCCCTCAGTGATTATTCCAATATGCTAAAAGAAGCGCTTGATCGAGGTCTGGTTAAGGAAAAAGATCTTGTATCATTAAAATCATGGAGAACTGATCCTGAAAACTGGAAGGCTTAA
- a CDS encoding TIGR02757 family protein, which yields MKLSLRDVKEHLDDALIKYAQPGFIGSDPIQIPHSFSRKQDIEIAGLFAATLAWGQRKTIINKCNELMDMMDRAPHEFILGHSEEELQRLSSFKHRTFNNEDLLYFIRFLNYWYSENDSLEDLFYVDPNDSSQPVKQGLINYHRTFFSLSDSPSRTKKHVSTPERKSACKRLNMYLRWMVRSDKEGIDFGIWNKISTADLICPLDVHVERIAKALNLLKRKQSDWLAAEELTSNLKKMNPEDPVKYDLALFGLGVMEGI from the coding sequence ATGAAATTATCGTTGAGAGATGTAAAGGAGCATTTAGATGATGCGCTGATAAAATATGCCCAACCGGGTTTTATAGGTTCTGATCCGATTCAGATTCCTCATTCATTCTCGAGAAAGCAGGATATTGAAATTGCAGGTTTATTTGCTGCTACATTGGCGTGGGGGCAAAGAAAAACGATTATCAACAAATGCAATGAGCTCATGGACATGATGGACAGGGCTCCTCACGAATTTATCCTTGGACACAGTGAGGAGGAACTGCAAAGATTGAGTTCATTTAAGCATCGGACCTTCAATAACGAAGATCTACTTTATTTCATCCGGTTTTTAAATTACTGGTATTCAGAAAATGATTCCCTGGAAGATTTATTCTATGTTGATCCGAACGATTCCTCACAACCCGTAAAACAGGGATTGATCAATTATCACAGAACTTTTTTTTCACTTTCCGATTCACCTTCGAGAACAAAAAAGCATGTCAGCACTCCCGAAAGGAAAAGTGCCTGTAAAAGATTGAATATGTACTTACGATGGATGGTTAGATCGGACAAAGAAGGGATTGACTTTGGGATTTGGAATAAGATCAGTACCGCTGATCTGATCTGTCCACTGGATGTACACGTGGAGCGTATAGCCAAGGCACTCAATCTATTGAAAAGAAAACAATCAGATTGGCTTGCTGCCGAGGAACTTACTTCAAATCTAAAAAAAATGAACCCTGAGGACCCGGTGAAATATGACCTGGCCCTTTTCGGACTCGGAGTGATGGAAGGCATTTAA
- a CDS encoding DUF3822 family protein has protein sequence MAYKSVRKIKDTRFNIEHLEDYALSLLIGRSDFRMFVTNTRDNSCLIIEEFEYPTVDNSTELMQVLDKIFDEHHLLKAGFWKVVKVAIKDCPFSHVPNDLFEKENAIDHLSMNGNVDQEDVVLYYKHLQSDIVTVFSVNEDLSEYLKGVYTTIPVHFVHPSAAFIENIYKYDDKTDETTVFLNKSKEGISIAVYENSKIVFYNEFVTNTAEAVLKYTMYVFNLLGLNQQSTRVVIWGDTDTQHEDFKLLYQYIRNISFGRRPQYLKCGFVFDVAEDHQYFDLMSIQACA, from the coding sequence ATGGCGTACAAGAGCGTAAGAAAAATCAAAGATACACGATTTAACATCGAACACTTAGAGGATTATGCGCTCAGCCTATTAATAGGCAGGAGTGATTTCAGAATGTTCGTAACGAATACTCGAGATAACTCCTGCTTAATCATTGAAGAATTTGAATACCCGACAGTCGATAACTCTACCGAACTCATGCAGGTACTCGATAAGATCTTCGATGAGCATCACTTACTAAAAGCAGGCTTCTGGAAAGTCGTAAAAGTTGCAATTAAGGATTGTCCATTCTCACATGTCCCTAATGATCTTTTCGAAAAGGAAAATGCAATAGACCACCTTTCAATGAATGGTAATGTCGATCAGGAGGACGTTGTACTTTATTACAAACACCTTCAGTCAGACATTGTAACAGTTTTTAGTGTAAATGAAGACCTATCTGAATATTTAAAAGGAGTTTACACAACTATTCCAGTTCACTTTGTTCATCCAAGTGCAGCTTTTATTGAAAACATCTACAAATACGACGATAAAACTGATGAAACTACTGTATTCCTCAATAAATCTAAAGAGGGAATATCTATTGCAGTTTATGAAAATAGTAAGATCGTATTTTATAATGAATTTGTTACTAATACAGCAGAAGCGGTATTAAAATATACCATGTATGTCTTTAATCTTCTTGGTTTGAACCAGCAATCAACCAGGGTTGTAATATGGGGAGATACGGACACTCAACATGAAGACTTCAAACTTCTCTATCAGTACATCAGGAATATTTCATTTGGAAGAAGGCCTCAATATCTTAAATGTGGCTTTGTCTTTGATGTAGCTGAAGACCATCAATACTTTGACCTGATGTCAATTCAGGCTTGTGCATAA
- a CDS encoding NUDIX domain-containing protein, with amino-acid sequence MVFTTPGGGIDFGEEMHEALKREIKEETFLDIKNSEYLFMSEFIQEPYHAIEHFFLVEEFEGNARVGSDPELDENNQMIMGIEWHTEEELNNINNHRKHRIFNIIPEFEELKKASGFLTVVSDQKNT; translated from the coding sequence ATGGTTTTTACTACCCCCGGAGGTGGTATTGACTTTGGAGAAGAGATGCATGAAGCACTTAAAAGGGAAATTAAGGAAGAAACTTTCCTGGATATAAAAAACTCAGAATATTTATTTATGTCAGAATTTATCCAGGAACCTTATCATGCAATTGAACATTTTTTTCTCGTAGAAGAATTTGAAGGAAATGCCAGGGTTGGATCTGACCCGGAGTTAGATGAGAATAACCAGATGATAATGGGCATTGAATGGCATACCGAAGAAGAATTAAATAATATAAATAACCATAGAAAACATAGGATATTTAATATTATTCCCGAATTCGAAGAATTAAAAAAGGCTTCAGGCTTCTTAACAGTTGTTTCCGACCAAAAGAATACTTAA
- a CDS encoding DUF1573 domain-containing protein, whose product MKRLSVLFLILFAFTATIQAQETENGPKITFEQKKVDFGDITEGEKVSHEFVFENTGNEVLLISDVLVQCGCTATDWPKDPIPPGEKGSINVVFNSTNKRGVQNKVVTVVSNSTTFRDAVSLRANVIPKAN is encoded by the coding sequence ATGAAAAGATTGTCAGTATTATTTTTGATACTATTTGCATTTACGGCAACAATTCAGGCACAGGAAACTGAAAATGGGCCTAAGATAACTTTCGAACAAAAGAAAGTTGATTTTGGTGATATTACTGAGGGTGAAAAAGTAAGTCACGAATTTGTATTTGAGAACACCGGGAATGAAGTTTTATTGATATCAGATGTTCTTGTACAGTGTGGTTGTACTGCAACTGACTGGCCAAAAGATCCGATTCCTCCAGGAGAGAAAGGATCGATCAACGTGGTATTCAATAGTACTAATAAGCGAGGGGTGCAAAATAAGGTAGTTACCGTAGTAAGCAACTCTACCACCTTCAGAGATGCAGTATCATTAAGGGCTAATGTCATCCCGAAAGCAAATTGA
- a CDS encoding NUDIX hydrolase, which yields MKVFINDNPVYFRGQESDDHHVYDHVVDGAEFDLAHANLVDNLLVRSAQIDHIDKVIEILSDKKAKRLNSITFLFEDKEKAVKYFKSNFKIIKAAGGIVKKDRKTLAIYRLGKWDFPKGKLEKKETPELGAVREVEEECAIKVRLKEKVVKTWHTYVQNGKRILKRTDWYLMDCLDDSNMTPQLEEKITDIKWFTKKEMDRSLLTSYRSIRYIYQKYLRVLEKQKVEID from the coding sequence ATGAAGGTATTTATAAATGACAACCCCGTTTATTTCAGAGGCCAGGAATCGGACGATCACCATGTTTATGATCACGTAGTGGATGGAGCTGAATTTGATCTGGCCCACGCTAACCTGGTAGATAATTTACTTGTGCGTTCTGCTCAGATCGATCACATAGATAAGGTGATCGAAATTTTGTCTGATAAGAAAGCCAAGAGATTAAATTCGATTACGTTTTTGTTTGAAGATAAAGAAAAGGCAGTCAAGTATTTTAAGAGTAATTTTAAGATTATTAAAGCTGCAGGGGGTATTGTTAAAAAAGACCGGAAAACGCTGGCAATATACAGACTTGGCAAATGGGACTTCCCAAAAGGAAAACTTGAAAAGAAGGAAACTCCGGAATTAGGAGCAGTGAGGGAAGTTGAAGAGGAATGTGCGATTAAGGTGCGCTTAAAAGAAAAGGTTGTTAAAACCTGGCACACTTACGTGCAGAATGGTAAACGAATTTTAAAAAGGACAGACTGGTACCTGATGGATTGCCTGGATGATTCTAATATGACTCCTCAGTTAGAAGAAAAGATTACCGATATCAAATGGTTTACCAAAAAGGAAATGGACAGGTCATTACTAACCAGCTATCGTTCAATAAGATATATCTATCAAAAGTATCTTAGAGTGCTTGAAAAGCAAAAAGTTGAAATAGATTAA
- the coaD gene encoding pantetheine-phosphate adenylyltransferase gives MSNKQKTAIFPGSFDPFTNGHKDIVLRSLKIFDVVIIAIGHNTSKHKRYFDIDLMVRKIEESFIEYGDRVKVVVYNELTAFLADKLEAKFLIRGLRNTTDFEYENSISQVNADINKELETVFLITSHEFAAISSTIIREIHRYGADVSKYLPYEI, from the coding sequence ATGAGTAATAAGCAAAAAACAGCTATCTTCCCGGGATCATTCGATCCGTTTACTAATGGTCATAAAGACATCGTACTAAGATCTTTAAAGATATTCGATGTAGTTATCATCGCTATCGGCCATAACACCAGTAAACATAAAAGATACTTTGATATTGACTTAATGGTTCGTAAGATCGAAGAATCCTTCATAGAATATGGTGACCGGGTCAAAGTAGTTGTTTACAATGAATTAACTGCTTTTCTTGCTGATAAACTAGAAGCGAAGTTCCTAATCAGGGGATTGAGAAATACCACAGATTTCGAATATGAAAACAGTATTTCCCAGGTAAATGCGGATATTAATAAGGAGCTGGAAACAGTTTTTCTTATAACCTCTCATGAGTTTGCTGCTATAAGTTCAACTATCATAAGGGAGATACATCGATACGGTGCTGATGTATCAAAATATCTTCCCTACGAAATATAA
- a CDS encoding ATP-dependent DNA helicase, which yields MGRIKDLIVKNFPFQPTDDQGQFLDVFEKFIKSTEGEDVLILKGYAGTGKTTVLSMINKCLGAFKWKIMMMAPTGRAAKVMATYSNSQAFTIHKVIYKQQNDPSAGTLSFKRQPNYFKRTLFIVDEASMIGDEFNFGKQGLLTDVIEYVFEKPENKNKLLIVGDPAQLPPVGLNESPALTKEGIEKIIFYEPEMAELTQVTRQDLDSGILLHANDIRQKMHEGVFEPVFNTNKFTDIFKMSTERMEDGLRYAYDKFGQENTAVVCRSNFAAVQYNKFIRQTIHWYEHEVESGELLMVVRNNYFFLPEDAPAGFIANGDFIEVMKVYAEEEMYGLRFARMRFRMLDYPDQEPVEAKVLLDTLHQPEASLSAETSKELYITIRAELEQVAKNKKDLKELIRTNEYLNALQIKYAYALTCHKSQGGQWDAVFLDRGYLPPERQDKEYMRWLYTAVTRAKKELYLIEKSK from the coding sequence TTGGGAAGAATTAAAGATCTAATTGTAAAGAATTTTCCTTTTCAACCAACTGATGATCAGGGGCAGTTTCTGGACGTATTTGAAAAGTTTATAAAAAGTACGGAGGGAGAGGATGTTTTAATTCTGAAAGGATATGCTGGTACAGGAAAAACTACGGTGCTAAGCATGATTAATAAATGTCTGGGAGCTTTTAAATGGAAAATTATGATGATGGCTCCAACGGGAAGGGCTGCCAAGGTTATGGCTACTTATAGTAATTCCCAGGCTTTTACCATTCATAAAGTGATTTATAAGCAGCAAAATGATCCTTCAGCAGGAACTTTAAGCTTTAAACGACAGCCTAATTACTTTAAGCGAACTCTTTTTATTGTCGATGAAGCCTCCATGATTGGTGATGAGTTCAACTTTGGTAAACAGGGATTACTGACTGATGTGATTGAATATGTCTTTGAAAAACCTGAAAACAAAAACAAACTGCTTATTGTCGGTGATCCCGCACAGCTGCCACCGGTGGGATTAAATGAAAGTCCTGCTTTGACGAAGGAAGGTATAGAAAAGATAATTTTTTATGAACCGGAAATGGCAGAATTAACCCAGGTTACACGTCAGGATCTGGATTCAGGAATTCTGCTTCACGCCAATGATATCCGTCAAAAAATGCATGAGGGTGTTTTTGAGCCGGTTTTTAATACCAACAAGTTTACCGATATATTTAAAATGAGCACTGAACGAATGGAAGATGGGCTCCGATATGCTTACGATAAATTCGGTCAGGAAAATACTGCTGTTGTGTGCCGTAGTAACTTTGCCGCTGTTCAGTATAATAAATTTATCAGGCAAACCATTCATTGGTATGAACATGAGGTAGAGTCGGGAGAATTACTAATGGTAGTCCGAAATAATTACTTTTTTCTTCCCGAAGATGCTCCTGCAGGATTTATTGCCAATGGAGATTTTATCGAGGTGATGAAAGTTTATGCCGAAGAAGAAATGTATGGATTGAGGTTTGCGAGGATGAGGTTTAGAATGCTTGACTATCCGGATCAGGAACCGGTTGAAGCTAAAGTTTTACTCGATACACTTCACCAGCCTGAGGCCTCCCTTTCAGCCGAAACTTCAAAAGAATTGTATATAACGATCAGGGCAGAACTTGAGCAGGTAGCAAAGAATAAAAAAGACCTGAAGGAACTAATCAGGACAAATGAATATCTCAACGCACTACAGATTAAATATGCTTATGCCCTAACCTGTCATAAATCACAAGGTGGGCAGTGGGATGCTGTTTTTCTCGATAGAGGTTACCTTCCTCCTGAAAGACAGGATAAAGAATATATGCGATGGTTGTACACAGCAGTGACCAGGGCTAAAAAAGAATTATATTTAATAGAAAAATCTAAATAA
- the cdd gene encoding cytidine deaminase, whose protein sequence is MAGKTKSININYTEYESFDDLTQDWQNLVKKAEEACETAYAPYSNFKVGAALELENGTIIKGNNQENAAYPSGLCAERVALFTAHSQYPDQKVKKITICAINNENKKTGVSPCGGCRQVMVEFSKNNNIEVLLKTKEGKFHLFTSALDLVPFNFNKKNLDG, encoded by the coding sequence TTTTGATGATCTGACTCAAGACTGGCAAAACCTTGTTAAAAAAGCGGAAGAGGCCTGTGAAACCGCCTATGCACCATATTCTAACTTTAAGGTTGGTGCTGCTCTTGAACTGGAAAACGGAACTATTATTAAAGGAAACAACCAGGAAAATGCTGCTTATCCATCAGGGCTTTGTGCTGAAAGAGTGGCACTTTTTACTGCCCATAGTCAGTATCCTGATCAAAAAGTAAAAAAGATTACCATTTGCGCAATAAATAATGAAAATAAAAAAACAGGAGTTTCTCCGTGTGGTGGATGCAGACAGGTAATGGTTGAGTTTTCAAAAAATAATAATATTGAGGTCCTTTTAAAAACTAAGGAAGGGAAATTTCATCTTTTTACTAGCGCATTAGACCTCGTCCCATTTAATTTTAACAAAAAAAACCTGGACGGTTAA